The following nucleotide sequence is from Hylaeus volcanicus isolate JK05 chromosome 3, UHH_iyHylVolc1.0_haploid, whole genome shotgun sequence.
TGTGAAAGAATCGTAGAggtaagttaatttatataaaaattagttctatataaacaagtgaagtgttttataataaaaactaaagattaaatttgtttgcaaatgatgaaagtatggtgggattttattcgtcccaccatgcaacttggggagtaatacaaaaaaacatatttttatttattgtttatgttttaatattcttaaaactataaatgtgATTTAAATATAGTGTAGGTAATTTTTGACCCTTCAGCTTCAAAATGCAAAGAACAAATCCATCAAGTacttgtttcaaaatttctaacCTCAAACTGCAGcgtgatgaaaatgaaaatgacaCGCGATTTGAAGAAATAACTTCAGATTAAGAATCTCTCATTGATTCTGAAGCTGATGATTCTGATGACTCTGAATTATTCGTCccacgaagaaagaaaatacacgTACTTTCATTTTCGGATGAATctgaagaattttatattattattattattatgttattttatattattttgttattatatttattttgttacattatgtgatacctttattaataaacatataacaattttgtttgatttaaaacgcaataaaattcctgtgcaacatgggtctattttatgacctgaattcctgtgccgcaaagagttaagatggcagaaacgacattactttccagtccacctaatatatttCACCGTTAATACCTCCGCGAGGATCTTCTCGCCCTCCATCAAGAGCTGTCGAGCTTGAGGTATGTTGCACGCCATTACGCAAATTTCTGCGAACTCCAAAATGGCGATCATCGCCATTTCGGTCTTCCCTAATCGATGTTTCTCATCTTTAGCTCGGGATATCAAATAATTAGCGAATGTCACCTACTTCAACGTACCGATACCATGGCAATGGCCAAGAATCTGAGTGTAGACAGTCATCAGGATCAAATTACACTGACAGTCGCTGAAATCCACGTCCGAGAAGGTGACAGTTGGCTGCCTTTCGACAGTTAGAAACCCATTGAAGCACGAAAGGAACGCTTTGCCTTCTGTTGAGTCATCAGAATATTATCACGACACGTCTCTATATTTTCCAATCAAATCTCAACGAATCCTTTACTGAATTTGTCTTGCATACCTTCTTTGACTTCCTCGATAACATCAATGTCACTGAAAGTCGTGCTGTCAAACATCTGATCTATGTTGGTCGTTCTCTTCCTTCTGTTCTCTTTCTTCGACACTTTCCCCAGCAGTTTCGCGAACTCACCCTGTCCACAGGACACGCAACGTCTCGTGTGTTGCTGCAGGTACTTCAATGCTTGGTTGTGCAACTCCATTTTCTGGTTTTCCGTGAGCAATCTTAGACGTACAATCAAAACGTACAAAATGATCAGCATTTTTTGAAGGAGTGATTTGTAGTACAAgatgaaaatacaattatatttactaaCTGATACGTCGTGTCGCGGAACATGGACATTTTGAACCTCATCAGACCGCAGGAGGCGTACTTTGGCAGATCGTCCAATTCATCTAAGAGAAATGTATTCGATACtcaaaattaatgataatCATACAACTCATGCATCTAATAACtaaaatagatttaattaaattcaatatgatgtaataatacataataacgCGCTGACTGTCAGATTattactcttgaaaatttctactgtgttTAAATGTTGTTTACAGAGTATCGGGAACTGCATAATCAATCATTTAtggtgatatttatttttatagctgCATCAGAATTCAAGTATGTCATTCAAATTGATTATctttgacacttaactttcagaattattagGTgaaccgaaaagtaatgtcgtttctgtaAATATCAATACttctttatcattcatcaactcattaatttttaaccatttagtattgaatatttgcacactaaatggcaaaaggttgttgataacgaggataattacataatcgattaaaagtagaaatgtattatgaatgtatttgtctgaatttaatgtaaaagaaatgacattacttttcggtacatgtaataattttttttcttcagtaAAAAGCACTCATGTATGGGTGACGCGGCGATCAACCTGTTAAATAGAATAACagattcgattcaatttcaatacCTGGAATAGTGATGCCAATGCAGCTGCAGAACACTTCCATCTCCGACGCGGGGTTCCTCATGTTCCTGATGAATATTATTGGTCCCCTGTTTCTGGAAAAGTCCCCAGTTGCGCACCCAAACACTCGTATTTCGAACAGCTTCGTAATAGCTAACGAAACAAGGTCGATCAATTTTTGTCATCGTATGATATTCAAAGAGAACCTCACCAAGTCCAATTTCCCTTTTGGCAGAGATGTTCATCAGGCTTTCAAGCATGTGTCTGTTAACAGTTTCCCCAATCACGGAAGCGCATTTCAGAAGGAGCTGGTCGAGAGGTGTTAAGGAGTCGAAGAGCTTCAAGATCATAACTGTCGtaataaagtgttaaagtCTCTCTTAATCAATGATCTCCAGTGCAATGTTTAATCTTTGGAAAGAGCAGAAGAATAGCacaggaaaaattgtttcttctgaacaaatatttcgttttcgttttacCATCCATTGTGAATTCAGTGTCGACGTCCTCGTACGTGAAGTTCTCCGAGATGGTGCAGACGGCGATCATCTCCTGTTCTCCGTCGACGACCACGGTCGATTTGTGTGGGTTCTTGGAGTTGTTCTCGAGCAACGAGATCATGCTGTCCTAACGCAAAAGATAGATATGCGTAGCAGTTAAAGTCAATCGAGAGGATCGAAAGGAAACGAACTTTGAAGCTTGTTCTGTACATCTGCCACCTGTCCGAGCGATTTTGGCCAACGCTGTTCTGGTTTGCCGTGTTCGACATAAATCTAACAGgtaattgcataaaattgttatatcgCGCACATggattacgaatatttacgtaCAGTCAACCCCATAAGTATCCGTACCCTCTATCGAAGAAGtctgactaaattaaatagtaggtTTGATATTAGCAAATGAATTTCGAAAACTTAAatcaatacaaatttatatttattttgaattttttttacattaacttttaatttaataaatgaagtaggtaaatttttgtttatcgtCAAAATGTGTTATTCTTAAACGAATTTAGCGGACCTTACGGTTTCCTTTCTTTTgttccaataaattatttctttcaaatttagaCTCTTTTATCCGATTTCCTGTGCCGAAAACATCGATTCtttgctttgtgaaatcgatcgtgttaTGTATCTgcaatctccatatcatttatcggtacaccgaggtagactttgattaaatagtctctaaaaatgacaattatatggatacatgttcaaaaacaattattattcacctctCACTCAGGCTCTACACGCGGCTGGGAGAGGCTTgaggtgtaaaaaaaaaacagtttttttcctaattggaGAGATTTGGTAGTGTCaccaaaaaatacatcaaacccgatgtcaatctaattttaaagtgacaagtcgatttttgttgaaaaatgtcgattttcacctaaaaatgTCCGCTTTTCTCCattcaaacgtcattttctccttaaaataccaccgtagaatttttttgacaataccattcaaaagctgagacttcgaggaagtttttcccgaggagtgcccgccaaacaattatgtatttaaaaccgaaaaacggatagagaaaaagtcaaatttttaaaaattgtcacaatgtaaagtttgacctaatttttcacttattatatctacgtaataaattttgattttgcatcagggagatggaaaatttaacgttctttcgaatggtgtactgatttttaagtttgcactgtaatttagtggagttatggccgtttaaagagtgtcaagtcgaaaacacagaaaataaattaaaagtgaaaatactcgagaataaggcgacacaaagaaaatgtctaagaataattttttgttggaaatttgttgtagaattgacaccctgcatATGTCTGGACTTATAcctagacaccctgtatgcatCAACatatttgtagaaatataCACATGGAAACGTCAGACCTGCCATTTAAttgaaccctttgcactcgagaagtgactctcagtcaccattaggtttcacggaGTAAATCTACAATTCCTAATGTTTCTTTgggtttaatttttttggagCTTGAAGTgtgaataaaatgattgtcggcgaggtaaaggtgaccttattctcaaatctcgatagcttagaattcatgacAATAGAATTCTAagaagcatctcgagttgctggtagataccagaaaaaaaggcctcgagtgcaaagggttaaataaatttcttcaatagacatagagggtacgaatatttatgggactgagtATATGTACTGACCTTTTCAACATGGACATGGGAGGCAACACGTAGCCCAGTTTGTTAGCTTTTTGTTTGCTGATGACTATTATTTCCAAGCCTCCAGCTTGCAGAAGGCTCACTAAGTAGCTCTCGATCCAGCCTGGATTGCCAAAGCTCTTTTCTTGTATGAGTCttgaagaaataaatcaaattccCCAGtgtaatatagaaatatactCGATAAggttattattgtttttagtTGCTTCGAGTTTGCTTACTTCTCGAGCTCTGCTGGCACACCATTCACGTTGAGTATTTGACAGGCAAGGCCAGCATGGTACCACTTGTCTATTCCACCGAGTTCGATGACCTTTCGATGTAAATGTGTATGATATTAATCGGTAAATCTCGATTAcacctttttatattttaattttactaaattctTTATTCGGGTTAACATATTCGTGACCGGCAGATATTtcacgtttctaataccgagtactgacgaaaataatacgattctaaagctggacatcgccaaatttgtatcgttagcgcgaagataaaaattaccaaatatgtttttaaatatcaatgttgtaagtatgtattgtataaagtaaaaagattttcataattttttcaaataaccaggaatagaatttgaagcgacgtgaattcacgtcagcgatcgcgaatgtgttaattaacGAGACAGGATAATTAGTCACCTTTCCCCTGATCAAAAGGTTAGAATACACCTGAGTGTCGGTGTTGAGCTTTCGACCAATGCAGACGATATAGAATACCGTGTCCGTCTTGGTCAGAACGTCGAAAAGCTGCAGGGACTCGTGGTCGCTGCACTCTGCGTCGTCGATCATGATCACCCACAGCGCTTCGAAGCAGCTCTTCACCAGTTTCAACAGGAATTTACGCAACACCTTCCACTTCTCCATTTCGGTTAAAATGTTGTAACGATGAGTGATGGCGAAGTGCACATTGAAGGGCTGATTAAGGGCGCACAGAAGGTGCGACTGACGCACCGTGCCAAGGCGAAGTAGCAGCTTGTCCTCGCGTTCTTTGGGTGTCGAGGCGACGGAGAAACCGAGGGGCATCGAGAATATTAGGTGAATCAGGTTGTACGGGGCCTGCACTGCGGGATACacaattgttttcaattttgaatataaaattattcacggTATAATTAGAGCGCAGGTGTAGAGGAATCGAAAAGTTGCGCGAGGGACTTCAATGAGTGGTATATAGTTCCAGAAACTGATAATTCTATTTGACTCTGAGATTCTGAGACTCTGAGACTCTCGAGACTCTGAGACTCTGAGGCTCTAAGACTCTGAGACTCTGAGATTCTgacattgatatatttttatatgtagtaTGAGGTATCAACCTTGGCGTCATCGACGTTCAGTGGAATGTAGTTATAATGAACTCCAACTGGAACGTTCTGCGTGAATTCGTCCAACAACCTGGTCTTTCCTATCCTTGGCTCACCTCTGAATAAGTATGACAATTACATAAATGTAGATTCTTCGATATAGATTTCATTACAATGAAGTAGAAGCAGATACTTTATGATTAGCGTATTATACGTTGGCCTTGGACCACGAGTCGATTTATCCTGAGTGGAATAATCCGATAATATTGCCAGCATTTGCTCGAATTGCTTCACTTCGGCTTCTCGACCAAGCAACGGGTCCTTGTTCCATACCAAATCGGACACGCTATATCTAACAAACAGAAACATCTATTTAGATGAAATTAACTCTTCCacgttctaaattaaatgagaTGGAAACTTGCTTCGGTGTTTCTTGAAATTCGTATATGGGTCCAACGTTCGAGATTCCTTTTAAGTACCTGGGTTCCTGCAGGATGAAGTGTCTGGCTTCGAGACGAGAATGGAGAAAACTCTCTCGATCACAAACGACCTACAAATTTTATCCTTATACCGTAACACGTTGAAAGCTCCACTCCCGTGTCAAAATTATACGAACACTTGAATTTTTGAGGTTTCGGTGTCTCGAAATAGTTTTTCGTTAAAACCATATATTTAACTTACCAAAAAAAACTCTGGATAcccatttgaattttaataggGAAATAATTAACGTTGCGAATTTTCAAGTACTTACGATAATctgataagaaaatattttaaacaaaagttgatCAATTTTTGATTATACCATACCTGGACTATATTGTAtacattacaataaaaaaaaatttgaaaaattgttaatgtcactttgaatttttaaaaatatatatacagtgggtgtagaaagtatttgtacaccgatcaatttccaaaacaactgtataaaattgtaatttattaacttattttttataaacaatgacattctatatattctcggaaatctttagaatagatagattataaaaaaaaaatagctatttacgtaagttgcgaaattaacaagaaaaaaacaattaatcgatagaaatgttaaaGCAacaagtattcgcacaactgtttaatgtttaaaacttcattaaaagaaaagaaatttacattaatttacaagtatataatacttccatcatgggattttcttttgatgttataattattgtaacttttctaagcattaaattaactaaattattagttattcgaagtgggatcttttttcattcctctattagaacctttttcaaaagtactttaccggaaatttgatgttttcgaattggtacggagcaataaactaatgtgtttacgttacaaactctactgtaaatggttcgtcataagagtcgtacaaatacttattgcttctatacttttacccacttttcgcatttttttgttaatttcacaaattatattaactagtatatgttgtttggactatatctatcttagagatttccgagaatatgtaaaatatcattgattataaaaacagaagttaataaactataattttcacacaaaagttttttgggaaattgatcggtgtacgaatacattctacatccactgtatataatttttacatagaaCTGTGACGTAAAGTTTTACTAAAACTCCTGATCCTCACCCTGTCGCGATACGCGACCATAAGTCTCGCAGCCTTGTTCACAGATATTCCAATCACGGTGTACTCCCTTCGCAAGATATGTCCCACAACCCCACAGTACGTCATGCCCGTGGTCACCCCGACAGTGACCGATTTAACGTTTTCCAACTTCAGGAGCCCCATTCGCAGTTTCGCCGCGCATCTCAGCCCAATCTGAGACTCTAGTTCGTGCTTGTCGCCTCGTAAACCGAAAACACAGAGAAACATTAGATCCTTGTCGAAGAGGGACGTCTTGTTCACGCATCCGTGCATTTCGCCAACGATCCTTTATccataaataagaaaacataCGCGGCATTAGACACCAACGAAGATCGGAAAACAAACCTGACTTTAAATCTAtttcgaggaattatttttggggacgaaatattttaatttttagggaattattattttaagaaagtCTCTAAATGCGTAGATTATAAAGAGGAATGTAAGCTTACTTGCAAACTAGTTTGTAAGCAGTGTCGACCAAGGAAATCAACGTCTTCTTGTCCACGGATGTGGTGATAACGTTGATAAAGAGGATCACCACTTGCCTCATTTCAGTCAGATACTCCAAGGGTTCGCCCATTTCCACGGATCGTATCACTGGTCTCAGCATGTAGCTCCTCAGAGCGTCTTTCAGACGAGCTTTCGctatttttacgattttagGTCGTACTGGAAAATACCGTAGATTACCTCGTCTGCAATTAGCCACACGCAATTGGCCACTTACAGCTGTAATCGATTTGTTTGATTTGTTCTGCTTCGAAGGTGTCGCCAGCTAGGCTCATCATCACTGCTTCGGTCTCTGAATCCGCGATTGCCTTCGAAACGTACATTGAATCGTAAGCATGCTTGGGCATATGTTCGTCTGTTTCCTCTATGGAAACCGGATtgagtagaaattatttcgtgaTGCTTTAGTTTATCTCCTTTATACAGTCAACCCAaataatattcgtactctctatgtatatcgaagaagttttactaaattaaataagagtTTTGATATGACTAAATgaagttttcattataaatatgtatataaataaacttatacatttacatacagggtgttccagaattaatgtaaaagGAATCACAATTTCCTCTACAAAAATCTCGAATggcgcttcgtttttgaattattaacgaaaaactaaGCACCATCCgatatttttccaaaggaaataGTGGTTTgaaatcgtctcagctatccctCCATTTCTgcttcttacactaattctgggacactcTGTGTAAATcaacgtatttatataaacatacacttggaaacatcgaaccaaccatttaatttaaacaaatttcttcaattgacatagagggtacgaatatttatatgactgactgtatatgtttGATTGTCTATAAATACCATCCGAGCTGGTTGCTACGATATCTTCCTTAGACTGATACCACGAGCTTGTGCAGCCAACAATAAGGGTGTGTATACCATCCGGAAGTGTTTCGTGCACGTACTCATTTGGATTCACCCATTGCCAACTGCTGGGAGCTACCAGAATGTCACCACCCCTGATCAAGCGTATACAGTTAAtagctatattttttcatgttataTCCTGCACTTTCTCGAGCAATATTAagataatattcaatattagaTTAACGAAATGCTGTTGCAATCACCTACAGAGGCCCTCAGCGAATTTCACATCCCACACAGGTTTCCCAGTAATGATATAATGAGATCTGGAATCTGGGTCTCCGATAGACGTGAAGTACGTTCTTCCAGAGGCTATCGCTAACTTTACTGGATCAAAGTGTTCGTTACAGGTGGTAAAAAACGTATACCAAACGACGAACTTGAAGTAATATGCAactgtttcaattttcatcgaataagGAATGGTTTAAAACAGTGTTCTCCAACGTGGggcaatttgaaaatttacttaTTGTTTTTTCCCCAATAATTTCCTAGTGATTCCTTTCtaaaatctatcatttaagtTTCTCTAGTGAgcatttccatttttaaatatttaaagttatgTATATATTGAGGAGGGGACATAAACATTTTAGAAAAGTTTAGGTGGATCATAGCACAAAAATGGTTGGAGAAAACTAGTTTAAAGGCTAGTATATCCTTAGTTCGTTACTACGCAGTTTAATCCTtcgcactcgaggcctttctttctggtatctactagcaactcgagatgctttcctAGTAtcctattgccacgaatgctaagcttaatcaggtcacctttaccttgTCGCCAaccattttatcgacacttcgagttccaaagaaattaaacctaaacaaataTCATTGTTGACcgatttactgcgtcaaacctagtggtgaccgagagtcgcctctcgagtgcaaagggttaatatcgtaaatatacacggtctgtctaaaaagaaaccgaacttttgctataaaaacaaaaaaagtacaagtaaaatttttacacacacgtttttttactcaaaataatctccctctgcgtcaatacagcgtgtagaccggcctgaatctccgaaatattgctaCAATGTGttcctttcattggaattggtATTGTTACTTTGGATCATTCACCCTATTCGCCTGATCTGTCTCCTTGCGATTATTAtgttttcccaaaattgaaaattccaatgaaagggacacattataataacatttcggagattcaggccgctgtaaccgccgtactaaacgggctaccaaaacaggagctgcaaaggtccttcgaaatgttaattaagcggactacacgctgtattgacgcaaagggagattattttgagtaaataaacgtgtttGTAAAAAccttacttgtacttttttcttttaatagcaaaagttcgatttctttttagacagaccatGCAAACGACTGAAGTCatccataattatttaaatagaataatcaCATGGTATACACCTTTGAGGGTTACCCCAACCTCGGTGTCATAAGTTCCGAAGTGTTTTTGAATGATGCAAGCGGTTTGCATCGCTTCTATCGCCAGATCGCGCATCACCATGCCCTCGTTCAGCTTCCACATTACTATGAACGCGTCCCCAGAAAATTTTAGCACGTCGCCATTATGGGACAGGATCTCTTGGACCATTGCGCCGATGTAACTGTTTAAAGTGTCGGTCAACTTGGATGGGCCACCTCTGCCCGTTTTAGTGTACTTCTCAGCGAGATCCGTGAACCCTGTTCGACTTCTTTTTATCAAAGGGAAGGTCAAATCGCAGAGAAGTTGTTCGTTCGCTAATTATACCTGACACATCCCCAAGCATCAAAGTAGTGTAATACATTCTAGTCTGGTAATCATCGTAATGGTCTAGAATCTCATCTGGACACATGGAAGCAAATATTCTCGTGTGCTGGTCTAATTTATTCTGTAAGACGCGTGTTTGGTGGTCCAACCTGTTGTCTTGTTCGCtgaattgaatatatttcgaCGCATCTTGTTTAATTCAATGGCCGTGAATGTAAAATTCAGTTACAGGAGACGAGTATAGGTTACTAGAAAAAACGTTTCAACTTACCTCCACTGTGCGTAAACTTCCGTAGGTCTCTTCGCACATTTCTAATGGAACTGCGGACAGGCTTGCTCATACTCtactttcagaaaaaaatctgCCTCTGTTTAacacgtttttatattttattcaatacgATTGCAGTACGTAAACGATATTCTTCCAGACGAAGGAAAACTCATATTTCAAGAGGCAAGCTTCAGAGTGTAAACTATTGATGTTTAAATCGGAACTGAATCGGCAGCCTTCAGTTCCTTTTTTCTATTCGCCGATGACAAGGGGTTTACTTGGATTAGGCTAAAGGAACGAGGTAGACTTTGGTGGTTTCGTTATGTGTGTTTATTCAACTTAATGCCAGATCTATAATCAGAGTCTTGGAGAAGGGGTCAGCGTTTAACAATGAATACACTTCTCGTGACAATAGACAATATGTGTTTATTTAATAGTCTCGCTATATAGATACTTATATGACTTGTCGCTCTAACAGATCGCTGCCTACAACGTGACGGCCGAATTTTATTGTGCCTGGCCCTACTATAGTTCCTTATTGTGCTTGAATCTATGATGGATCGACGTCAtctttggttttatttttttttcttttttactcttAATtactcatattttttttctctttcctcaCACCGTCGGCTGTCAGCTAACAATTGGATTATAACTcggcattattttttttctgtttttcttttctttttttttttaagacgtCGCGACACGTGAGAAACATGGATGTCTCGCGAACAGCAGGAATTCGTTCTTGCGCGGGTCTCTGCTAAAGTAACGGCTGTTTTTCCGTGTGTTTTCGAACGCGATCGCGTTACCGATGTCTGCGACAGGATCGATGAACACATTTGTCTCGCGGTGTGTGGGTTGCTTTGtcgccaaaaaaaaaaagaaagaaaacagaaacttCATCATCGTTACGAGCGATTATCATGTGATTCGTGTACATAAAGCGAGATaatacgatattattttacacagCGGGTACGATCATTTTTCTACCCGCAACTACGCGCCTCGCCGCCGGCAggacaaagaaagaaaattatatatatacaatatttttcgtagCGTTATCAAAGAATCCGCGCTAATCGGTTAACGAACTGCTTACGAAGATATCAAAACCTTGAAAAACTTGCCATATCGCGCGTAGTTGCGGGTCAAGAAGAAACCGTTTCCTTAAAACGATACAAGAATTAGACGAAAGTGTACGGCGCGactattttcacgaaaattcaAGCGATCGACGTTCCCCGTCGATGTCCCGCGTTTTCCCTCGAATTCAGGAGGCGTCGACTTCGATGGAAGAATCTCGATCGCTGTGTCGGATTGCTGCAACGGTTGGCTCGATAAAAATGCGACGCATCCTCGACGAAAATGTGCATGagattaattatacaataaaaaaatgtcttttcaCGGTTTCCCAACAGCAGGAACGAATCCTCgcaaaaatacgttttcatgGAGGCGTCTTCATCTGCGAGCCGCGAGGAACTCGATGGAGAATGACGTACACGTGCTCAGCAGCGTtaacacatatgtatatgtatacattaatcgttatatttatatatggtACCTCGATCTCCGCTATAATGTACATGTTGGTTCGCGCGAGCAGGTGTACGAGACCAGCTTTTTGGGACTGTTCCTCTGGAGTACGGTTTCCAAACATTCTTTGTCGAATCacttaaatttcgattgaataatagaagaatttctgtttatttagtTTCTTGGATGCTGCAGTTGCAAGCTGGACTGTTGCGGGAgctggaattaattattaaagcaCAATCAAAGGGCTTATGGTTTTTCCACGACTGATGGTGTTTACATCTCGACTTGGTTTATTCCTCGCGATCTCATTGCTATTGTTCCTAGAAAGCGTGAAAACTTTATCCAGCTCGCAGACCGAAGTTCGCCTCGACGCTTCTCGTGGCGTCGTTGACCAAGAAGTTTCAGACAGACGGGAACGCGCACAAGAGATTTTCATTTCacatattattactttttttttctttttgctttttaCGACAAACGTGACTCGTTATATAATGGCACACAGCATGGCAGTTGCAACAATGTACTTCAATAaactgtttactttttttttttttctttatagcTTATCTTAGCTTACTCGTTAAACTTATTTCTAGCCTCGTCGCTTCTCCTGTCCGCTTCGTCGACAAATCGCGTGATCGAGGATTCCTGCCAGAGTTGggcgaaatttcattcgaataatagacaCAGTGTACGTTTAATAGATTTGAacggttcaatttttattctcctgtgaaatattttattttataattcaaacttttattcgacgatAGAGAGTAGTTCATCCTTcgttcgttactcgaaattcGTATCTAGATTAGAATTTCGTCCGTCTCTGGTTTCTGGAGGGATCCCTCGATCACGCCGATCGTCGTTCGCTCGATTCGTCGAGCGTCCCGAAGACTAAATAGCCTTTGCTCGCTTCGTTCGGATCCTGTGTCTTTTTCTCGCAGTTTCTCGCTTAATTTTTCACCGccacacacgcacacgcatTATTATCGTTCCCTTTAGGTATGTACACGCG
It contains:
- the LOC128873536 gene encoding adenylate cyclase type 10-like, which produces MCEETYGSLRTVEKQDASKYIQFSEQDNRLDHQTRVLQNKLDQHTRIFASMCPDEILDHYDDYQTRMYYTTLMLGDVSGFTDLAEKYTKTGRGGPSKLTDTLNSYIGAMVQEILSHNGDVLKFSGDAFIVMWKLNEGMVMRDLAIEAMQTACIIQKHFGTYDTEVGVTLKVKLAIASGRTYFTSIGDPDSRSHYIITGKPVWDVKFAEGLCRGGDILVAPSSWQWVNPNEYVHETLPDGIHTLIVGCTSSWYQSKEDIVATSSDEETDEHMPKHAYDSMYVSKAIADSETEAVMMSLAGDTFEAEQIKQIDYSLRPKIVKIAKARLKDALRSYMLRPVIRSVEMGEPLEYLTEMRQVVILFINVITTSVDKKTLISLVDTAYKLVCKIVGEMHGCVNKTSLFDKDLMFLCVFGLRGDKHELESQIGLRCAAKLRMGLLKLENVKSVTVGVTTGMTYCGVVGHILRREYTVIGISVNKAARLMVAYRDRVVCDRESFLHSRLEARHFILQEPRYLKGISNVGPIYEFQETPKYSVSDLVWNKDPLLGREAEVKQFEQMLAILSDYSTQDKSTRGPRPTGEPRIGKTRLLDEFTQNVPVGVHYNYIPLNVDDAKAPYNLIHLIFSMPLGFSVASTPKEREDKLLLRLGTVRQSHLLCALNQPFNVHFAITHRYNILTEMEKWKVLRKFLLKLVKSCFEALWVIMIDDAECSDHESLQLFDVLTKTDTVFYIVCIGRKLNTDTQVYSNLLIRGKVIELGGIDKWYHAGLACQILNVNGVPAELEKLIQEKSFGNPGWIESYLVSLLQAGGLEIIVISKQKANKLGYVLPPMSMLKRFMSNTANQNSVGQNRSDRWQMYRTSFKDSMISLLENNSKNPHKSTVVVDGEQEMIAVCTISENFTYEDVDTEFTMDVMILKLFDSLTPLDQLLLKCASVIGETVNRHMLESLMNISAKREIGLAITKLFEIRVFGCATGDFSRNRGPIIFIRNMRNPASEMEVFCSCIGITIPDELDDLPKYASCGLMRFKMSMFRDTTYQLLTENQKMELHNQALKYLQQHTRRCVSCGQGEFAKLLGKVSKKENRRKRTTNIDQMFDSTTFSDIDVIEEVKEEGKAFLSCFNGFLTVERQPTVTFSDVDFSDCQCNLILMTVYTQILGHCHGIGKTEMAMIAILEFAEICVMACNIPQARQLLMEGEKILAELFKSEDDELVLLPYLTAKIQTLQGQCFLESGSILEAEESFEMALAILGYKFPKMEMMIDLKSFIQLVTLRLKFSCSRKWQLDTEYDEDSVEYIEQLADCLARMFNLFRMNGMKKHARLAALWGLNTVINSSRNLFLLCTSYTNMLITAHMYRDRAIIPYLEESGIRICSESKESLEYSELSVIAELYAGIFFSRWVRGQIAKATKIGFVCCRIANTIGSTFLQLLLLPRLAHLLMLSCRHPEVVAQLRELEFVSKNDLDKSGRTWYYALCADVHLDTGITILSFQSCEEYFLREGETMISLRDPEAERRYFTSMWLWCIRTEQWEASRVWGSKNVGDGVIMDEHMVAAATTSLKKLEGLLILYVHKLNSRNVDAAITMREIQSMFKKIKAMIKISKLIIPRYMMLKAYYCMIKFRRGAAMKLLKQLKAFCLKEENRMMYTWAVHYEKVWSGRLSSIEKDMWKTISTNDMHPEWTEINANQSNMVVFTFPLPKYPQ